Genomic window (Vigna unguiculata cultivar IT97K-499-35 chromosome 10, ASM411807v1, whole genome shotgun sequence):
AGACCTAAAATTGGGTCTTTTCTAAACTCAAGAGTTAACTTTATGCAAGTAACAGTTTTTGAATAACTGGTACTGGAAGTGTAACGTGTAGCAATCATAGCACATGAATGTCCTAGAACATGGACCTTAGCTCcgttatatgtttttaatttatatatatatatatatatatatatatatatatatatatatatatatatatataaaagaaattttaaagtacaaaataaaaaagtgtaaaataaaagaaaaagttagtGGGTCGGTCTCTTTTTTTATGAAGTATGTCAAGATTTTCACCAACACATAGGATGACCCCTTTTACCGTCTCTGATATCAAGGTTAGGACTATgtagaaatttatttataccaatccataatatctaaataaagtgaatcttatattttttaagctaattttataatgttaagttaaatgtaaaatatattttttatataatataagaattgttaaaatttatggTTTGTATTGACTTTGTCACAATAATAATCTGGTTTGGAGGACTGACATATGGGTGTTTTCTTACAAGGTGTTGTTCTTgaaaaatgagtaattaaacacatAATATTCTTTGATATTTGTTGGATGTCTCATATCGACCAGAGATAAAGCAatctcataatatataagtggagtGCAATCCTCACTTTACAAGCCAGTTTTATGGGGTTGAGTTAAGCTTAAAGTCTACTTCTTTCCACCTATAATTAGACTCCTAACAGACCATTTATTAATTTCTTGTCTCACgcacgagatgtatatacctcggcgtgagggGGAATTTCATCCTAACAAAATTTCTTGAACATTCTGTTTCACTCACAATCAGATCGCTAACATACCATCCATTAATACAGGAagaatttcataataaataagtggatacaaacctcaccttacaagccggttttagtaggttgaattagacttaaagcctacttctaccattttttttttcatgtcatATGCCGGCTTTTGTTACtcaaatagataaattaaatgagAAAGGGAAAAGAACTTTTACCATGAACACAGCTTTGATATGATCGTTTTCGAGATCTACAGAAAACGAACGTTGCTTTTTGAGTTGAAGTAagacatcaatcaaatcttcgTTCTCTGGTGTGTTTCTATTAGGATCCATGTGTTCATCAATCACTTCTTGGTAGAAGGTATCCAACTCCTTGAAATTTTGTTCAAGACGAGCACGCAGTCCTGTGATTCTATCAATCCAACCCAAGAAAGGAATATAATCTGAGAAGAAAAACATGCCCATCATGGCTTGACACTCATTCAGTAGCCCATGGAACTTACTCCTTTCAATTCCTTCATCTTCATACCTGGTGGAAAGTGGACCAATATATGATTCTTCGTGAAACATTTTATTAAACTTATACTCGAGCTTGTAGTGAAAAGTAtatcacataattttttaaaaatgataaaatttagaaaacagTTTTGAAAGTGTAATTCTTTGAGTGTGAAAAAGATGCTCCATGTCTCTTACAATACCTTCTCCCGAAGGCAATTCTGCATATAATAGTGCTGGTGAGGGACATGAGTGCATCACTCAAATTCGTAACCTTGGAGGATGAAGCATGCATTGATATTTTTCTAATCATTTGCTTGACCTCAAAGTGTCTTATTGAGGAAAAGTTAGAGACACGAATGGAGCTAAGGATATGAACAACACAAAGTTTTCTGATTTCTCTCCAGTTACTATTGTATGGGCAAAATACAATGTCAGTTCCATTATAAGACAATTTCTGTTGGCCAAGTAATCTAGGTCTCCCACAAAACTCAAGGTCATGATCTTTCATTACCTCTTTGGCAAGTTTAGGAGAGGAAACAACAATGGCTGATCTTAAACCTAATTTAAGGGAAAATATTGGTCCATATTTTTTTGAGAGTTGCCATAGCTGAAGATAAAGAGAAGAATTATTGAGCTGATAAAGGTTCCCTATTATGGGAAGGCCTCTGGGACCTGGTGGGAGTGATGGGTTATTCAAAGTTTTGAGGTATCTGAGGAAGAATGAGAAAAACAAAGGAAGACTAAGACAAAGAAATAGAAATAGTGACAACATTGTTTCTATAACAATGAGAAAACACTCTTTGTGAATTTCATTTTAGAATCATAGGATCATATATAGGGGTGGCATAAGCATGTCGGATCAATTTCATAATAATCTTTTACTTCTcttctatattttaaaactttaagaagaTTTTTCTATTATACTTATGTTACCTGTATTGTATTGCTGGACCCGAAAGCCGAGAATGTTTTAGCCAAAATGTATAGAATACAACCTCGAAAACCAAAATTATTTAGAATCCCAAAATTACAAATAGTGTGGTGGAGAAATAAGGTCGATATTGTCTCAGAGCATATTCGTATATATGATGCTAATTATATAActaatcaaataataatgaGCATCTCTAAATTATCAATCGTGTAGTTTTACAGATGACATCTCGATCTTGTAATAACACCACTATAAGTAAAAGATTCTGCCTTTGTAATATTcacaattgacatacataaaGAAAGTACCGTTTCATTTTTGGTGTTCAATCgtcattttaatcattttaaggTAATATGTattcttttactcttttcattttgtacattttattttgttttaatttattttctgttCTCCCCATTTATGGTTGAGACATATCTTACTTTCTCGATAAATTATTGTGCAGGATAGATTTATATGCTCAATAAAGGACTAACTATGGAAGTAATTAAAATTAGgtgaatgaaaaatattttctagatTATTGGGAAATAGCTCTCTTTttgttaatcaaaattaaaatattttatcttaaagGGATCTTGGAGTAACAAATCTGAGATCGTGAAATAGTGAGTGTATAAATATAGGGTGAAAGTTATTTTGAGATGTTTTGTTtcttcaagaaaagaaaacatgagagaggtgaagatgaaaaaacatattGTCATGTGATTGAAAAGAAATGAGGAATAAggaagatattttttttgtgaCAAGGAGGATAGTAATAACATTCTTTCACATAAATATGTTTGACAATAAAACCATATAATGCAAgattatgttattgttttattgaagTTGTTCTTGTATTGAAAAGTCTTAGTATGAAATAAGGATATTGTTGTACTTTTTATTTCTGCTTTCTTGTGTATATAAAccttttgaatgaaatattttttgtttcactaatatattatttattgttgataa
Coding sequences:
- the LOC114167475 gene encoding cytochrome P450 83B1-like, translated to MLSLFLFLCLSLPLFFSFFLRYLKTLNNPSLPPGPRGLPIIGNLYQLNNSSLYLQLWQLSKKYGPIFSLKLGLRSAIVVSSPKLAKEVMKDHDLEFCGRPRLLGQQKLSYNGTDIVFCPYNSNWREIRKLCVVHILSSIRVSNFSSIRHFEVKQMIRKISMHASSSKVTNLSDALMSLTSTIICRIAFGRRYEDEGIERSKFHGLLNECQAMMGMFFFSDYIPFLGWIDRITGLRARLEQNFKELDTFYQEVIDEHMDPNRNTPENEDLIDVLLQLKKQRSFSVDLENDHIKAVFMNVLVGATDTTAATTIWAMTLLLKNPRVMKKVQEEIRNLAGEKDFLSEDDVQKLPYFKAVIKETLRLHLPAPLLVPRETNEACNLEGYVIPAKTIVYVNGWAIHRDPNNWKDPDEFLPERFLGNTIDFRGQDFEFIPFGAGRRICPGIIMAIASLDIILANLLMSFDWELPAGMTKEDIDTDVLPGITQHKKNPLCVLAKFRV